In Brienomyrus brachyistius isolate T26 unplaced genomic scaffold, BBRACH_0.4 scaffold100, whole genome shotgun sequence, a genomic segment contains:
- the fmoda gene encoding fibromodulin a translates to MRLFVVLLVALFDLTCCQRQDPFFWLMALRSRGYGPGALQADTTGGDCPIVCDCPPSFPVAMYCDDRGLQEVPYVPSRMKYVYLQYNKITRIRDDAFSNATRLVWVMLHRNQLRSDQISKNAFANLNSLERLYLDHNNLTQVPVNLPVSIRDLRLNNNKISKIETSSFKGMDNLTVLYLHANEIQDVGRVLKDLTSLTLLDLSNNHLKKVPQELPKMLHQLYMESNSIDAVPVNFLSDFSQLQYVRMSHNALTDRGIPPNTFNVSGLVELDLSFNKLEKIPPVSTSLEHLYLQANHIKEFSLSSFCSVVDIMNFSRLRVLRLGGNEINLQDMPSETGLCLRRASTIEI, encoded by the exons ATGCGGCTTTTCGTGGTCCTCTTGGTGGCCCTCTTTGACCTGACATGCTGCCAGAGGCAGGACCCCTTCTTCTGGCTGATGGCTCTGCGCAGCCGGGGTTACGGCCCCGGGGCACTGCAGGCGGACACCACGGGAGGAGACTGTCCGATAGTGTGTGACTGTCCACCCAGTTTCCCCGTGGCCATGTACTGCGATGACCGTGGCCTTCAGGAGGTCCCTTACGTGCCATCGCGTATGAAGTATGTCTACCTGCAGTACAACAAGATTACCAGAATCAGGGATGACGCTTTCAGCAATGCCACTCGGCTGGTTTGGGTCATGCTGCACCGGAATCAGCTCAGATCGGACCAGATTAGCAAGAACGCTTTTGCTAATTTGAACAGCCTGGAGAGGCTCTATCTGGACCACAACAATCTGACCCAAGTGCCAGTAAACTTGCCCGTTTCTATCAGAGACCTCCGGCTGAACAATAACAAGATTTCCAAGATTGAGACGAGCTCTTTTAAAGGAATGGACAATCTCACAGTGCTGTATCTTCACGCCAATGAGATCCAAGATGTTGGCAGGGTCTTGAAGGATCTCACTTCACTGACCCTTCTGGACCTCAGCAACAACCACCTGAAGAAAGTCCCACAGGAGCTACCCAAGATGCTGCATCAGCTCTACATGGAGTCCAACAGCATTGACGCTGTTCCCGTCAACTTCCTCAGTGACTTTTCCCAGCTTCAGTATGTCCGGatgtcccataatgcactgaCAGACCGTGGAATCCCTCCCAACACCTTCAATGTCAGCGGCCTGGTGGAGCTGGACCTGTCCTTCAACAAGCTGGAGAAGATCCCCCCAGTCAGCACCAGCTTGGAGCACCTCTACCTGCAGGCCAATCACATCAAAG AGTTCTCCCTGAGCAGCTTCTGCAGTGTGGTGGACATcatgaacttctccaggctgcgGGTCCTGAGACTGGGAGGAAATGAGATCAATCTGCAGGATATGCCTTCTGAAACGGGCCTGTGCCTACGGCGTGCCTCCACCATCGAGATTTAA
- the slc6a14 gene encoding sodium- and chloride-dependent neutral and basic amino acid transporter B(0+): MHACTCLSVDPEKVQRVVLNEQRLIFRESEAVLLQKGDEGESFAVGGVGANSNCQKLPLNFCIPNQHPGVQNGVCQQKDDSSSRDENVERGNWASKREYILSMIGYAVGLGNVWRFPYLAYRNGGGAFLIPYFIMLMVAGLPVFLMECSLGQFCSQGPINVWMAVPIMQGVGITMVLVSSLVAIYYNVIIAYSIYYMFASFQSPLPWSNYAIWSDKNCSLTPRDNGSSVVNTMWTTEQNTTFPGANISSAPAQNPSERYWNEVVLQRSGGLGETGEILRPLGLCLLLAWVLIGGALYKGIKSSGKVVYFTATFPYVVLFVLLVRGLTLEGARDGIQYYIGSQSNLTKLMEAEVWRDAATQIFYSLSVAWGGLTALSSYNKFKNNCYKDCIVVCLTNCGTSIFAGFAIFSILGHMAHVYEKPVPEVVESGFALAFVAYPEALSKLPVSPLWSILFFFMLLTLGLDSQFASIETITTSIQDAFPRLFRSKRFHITVATCAILFLIGLPCVTRAGIYWVKLLDHFCAGWILLVTALLELIGLSYIYGANRFIKDIEMMIGTRSALFWLWWRACWLFITPCVLSVILVWSLSSFTPPTYGSVVYPRWGLSLGWCLLTFCLIWIPVVSMWKLWKAEGSLWQRCKVVCTPTEKWGPYLEIHRTERYAQSLQMSPSMEMSAPSSGSGTSCGLATHTSEPVNYSTLF, translated from the exons ATGCATGCTTGCACATGTTTATCTGTGGATCCGGAGAAGGTGCAGCGCGTGGTGCTGAATGAGCAGCGACTCATATTCAGGGAAAGCGAGGCGGTGTTGCTGCAAAAAGGCGACGAGGGCGAATCGTTTGCGGTTGGAGGTGTAGGTGCGAA TTCAAACTGCCAAAAACTGCCTCTGAACTTCTGTATTCCAAATCAGCACCCTGGTGTTCAGAATGGCGTCTGTCAGCAGAAGGACGACAGCAGCAGCCGAGACGAGAATGTGGAGAGAGGAAACTGGGCGAGCAAGCGGGAGTACATCCTGTCCATGATCGGCTACGCGGTCGGCCTCGGCAACGTCTGGAGGTTCCCCTACCTGGCTTACAGAAACGGGGGAG GCGCCTTCCTCATCCCCTACTTCATCATGCTGATGGTGGCCGGACTGCCCGTCTTCCTCATGGAGTGCTCCCTCGGCCAGTTCTGCAGCCAGGGGCCTATCAACGTCTGGATGGCCGTACCCATAATGCAAG gtgtGGGGATCACGATGGTGCTGGTGAGCAGTTTAGTAGCAATTTACTACAATGTCATTATAGCCTACAGCATCTATTACATGTTTGCATCCTTCCAATCACCGTTACCCTGGAGCAACTATGCCATTTGGTCAGATAAGAACTGCAGCCTGACCCCTAGAG ATAACGGCAGCAGTGTGGTGAACACGATGTGGACGACTGAGCAGAACACCACCTTCCCAGGAGCAAATATCAGCAGTGCACCAGCGCAAAACCCCAGTGAACGATACTGGAA TGAGGTGGTGCTCCAGCGTTCCGGGGGCCTGGGTGAGACTGGAGAGATCTTGAGGCCCCTGGGACTCTGCCTCTTGCTTGCCTGGGTGCTTATTGGCGGAGCCCTTTACAAAGGCATTAAGTCCTCTGGGAAA GTGGTGTATTTCACTGCAACCTTTCCCTATGTGGTTCTCTTCGTACTTTTGGTGAGGGGACTGACTCTGGAGGGAGCCAGAGACGGCATTCAGTACTATATTGGCTCCCAGTCCAATCTGACCAAGCTAATGGAAGCGGAG GTGTGGAGAGATGCCGCGACTCAGATCTTCTACTCTCTCTCAGTTGCCTGGGGAGGACTGACGGCCCTTTCTTCCTACAACAAGTTCAAGAACAACTGTTACAAGGACTGCATCGTCGTCTGCCTTACAAACTGCGGCACCAGCATCTTTGCTGGTTTTGCTATCTTCTCCATACTGGGCCACATGGCCCATGTGTACGAGAAGCCAGTACCTGAAGTTGTTGAGTCAG GCTTTGCCTTGGCTTTTGTCGCCTACCCAGAAGCCCTCTCAAAGCTCCCCGTATCTCCATTATGGTCCATCCTCTTCTTCTTTATGCTGCTCACCCTTGGTTTGGACTCACAGTTTGCTAGCATAG AAACTATTACAACTTCCATTCAAGACGCTTTTCCCAGGCTCTTCAGGTCAAAGAGGTTCCACATCACCGTAGCAACCTGTGCCATCCTTTTCCTGATTGGTCTGCCTTGTGTCACCAGA GCAGGAATATACTGGGTGAAACTGCTAGACCATTTCTGTGCTGGCTGGATACTGCTGGTCACTGCATTGCTGGAGCTCATTGGATTGTCCTACATCTACG GGGCAAACCGGTTTATCAAAGACATTGAGATGATGATAGGGACTAGGAGCGCCCTCttctggctgtggtggagagccTGCTGGTTATTCATCACTCCATGCGTGCTTTCA GTGATTCTGGTTTGGTCATTGTCCAGCTTCACCCCCCCGACCTACGGCTCAGTGGTTTATCCCAGATGGGGCTTGTCCCTTGGGTGGTGCCTCCTTACATTCTGCCTTATTTGGATTCCCGTTGTATCTATGTGGAAGCTGTGGAAGGCTGAGGGTAGCCTTTGGCAG CGCTGTAAAGTGGTTTGTACTCCGACGGAGAAGTGGGGGCCCTACCTGGAGATCCACCGGACTGAGCGCTATGCACAGTCCCTGCAAATGAGCCCCAGCATGGAGATgtcagctccctctagtggcagCGGCACCAGCTGTGGCCTGGCCACTCACACATCAGAGCCTGTGAACTACAGCAcattattttga
- the zgc:113307 gene encoding lumican has translation MQSEPDQLSVLMDFKPILLVLLVIRPAQTTTADYDYGGIPLRINRLRGEPSVLSLWDRIEPGWFRSVNPQVCPAECDCPIQWPSAIYCDHRAMHQLPASLPPRTQYLFLQRNNISGIGANAFGNSTHLRWLLLDHNQLVNDQVAHSAFSNLSYLEILFMNHNNLTAIPTGLPDGLRQLRLAHNQIQKISPRAFQNLQNLTLLLLQGNQLKVISDEDFTGLLSLNLLDLSQNHLEEFPKHLPPAVQQLYLSNNSLRSLGDDSLHGFHSLRYLRLGRNRLQSSSLSAGAFNLSSLVELDLSYNQLTSTPTVPTTLQYLYLEVNLIHEFNVSSFCRADGTADYSRLRILRMEGNRMAYHQLPSDWVMCLRVIHRIYI, from the exons ATGCAGTCAGAGCCAGATCAGTTGTCCGTCCTCATGGACTTCAAGCCCATCCTGCTGGTGCTCTTGGTGATCAGGCCGGCACAGACCACCACTGCAGACTACGACTATGGTGGGATTCCCCTCCGGATCAACCGTCTGCGTGGAGAGCCCAGTGTCCTGAGTCTATGGGACCGGATTGAACCCGGTTGGTTCAGGTCTGTGAACCCGCAGGTCTGCCCTGCCGAGTGTGACTGTCCCATCCAATGGCCCTCAGCCATATATTGTGACCACAGGGCGATgcaccagctccctgccagcctCCCACCTCGGACTCAGTACCTCTTCCTGCAGAGAAACAACATTTCTGGTATTGGTGCCAACGCCTTCGGTAACTCCACCCATTTGCGTTGGCTCCTCCTTGACCACAACCAGCTAGTAAATGACCAGGTGGCCCACTCGGCCTTCTCCAACCTTTCCTACCTGGAGATTTTGTTCATGAATCACAATAACTTGACGGCGATCCCAACTGGGTTACCCGATGGCCTCCGGCAGCTCCGACTAGCACATAACCAAATCCAGAAGATCTCGCCCCGGGCTTTCCAGAACCTGCAGAACCTCACTCTGCTACTTCTTCAAGGAAACCAACTGAAGGTCATCAGTGATGAAGACTTCACAG GCCTACTCTCACTCAATCTGTTGGATCTCAGTCAAAACCACCTGGAAGAATTCCCCAAGCACCTACCCCCAGCAGTGCAGCAGCTGTACCTCTCCAACAACTCCCTGCGATCCCTGGGAGATGATAGCCTGCACGGCTTCCACAGTTTGCGTTACCTCCGTCTGGGACGCAACAGGCTTCAGAGCTCAAGCCTTTCCGCAGGTGCCTTCAACCTGAGCTCCTTGGTGGAGCTGGACCTCTCCTACAACCAGCTGACCTCCACCCCCACAGTGCCAACCACTCTTCAGTACCTGTATCTGGAGGTCAACCTCATCCACG AATTCAACGTGTCCAGCTTCTGTAGAGCAGACGGGACCGCGGACTACTCCAGGCTCCGGATCCTGAGGATGGAGGGCAACAGGATGGCCTACCACCAGCTGCCGTCAGACTGGGTCATGTGTCTGCGGGTGATCCACCGCATCTACATCTGA